A stretch of DNA from Candidatus Thermoplasmatota archaeon:
CGAGACCAAGCTTAACAAGATGCTGGGGAAGAAGGAGAGGCGCCTCTCTCCGCTGGTCGTCAGTGAGATAGCTAGCAGACTCGAGGGCGTGGATGTCCCGGACAAGATCCTTGACAAGATACTCGATCTCACGTTTGAGAGGTTCCAGACGCACATGGTGGACCCCAACGAGAGCGTGGGAATACTTGCGGCCCAGAGCATCGGGGAGCCCGGCACGCAGATGACCATGAGAACGTTCCACTACGCTGGTGTCGCCGAGATGAACGTCACGCTGGGTCTGCCCCGGCTGATCGAGATCGTCGACGCGAGGCGTGTCCCGAGCACTCCGATAATGGAAATCCATCTGGAGGATGCCGTCCAGAATGACCTGGAGAAGGTCAGGAACATCGCATCCAACATCGAGCGCACGACCCTGATAGACATTGCGGATGTCGATACGGACATCAACAGCATGGAGGTCGTTGTCAAGCTCGACAAGAAGAAGATGGAGCGCAAGTCCATCACGCCCGAGGAGGTCCTGAGGAAGATCAACAAATCCAAGGGCATCAAGGGCATGGCGGAGATGCGCGAGGCGGCCATCGTCATCAAGTGCGATGAGCCATCATACAAGAAGCTCCAGAGGATCTCCGAGGACACTAAGGCGTGCCCGATCAAGGGAGTGGAGGGCATCCAGAGGGCCGTCATCAGAAGGATTGGAGGCCATTTCGTCATCTACACTGAGGGCTCCAACCTCGAGAAGGTGCTCGAGATAGATCATGTCGACAAGAAAGGAACAACTACCAACAGCATACTCGAGATCTACGAGGCGCTGGGAGTCGAGGCTGCCAGGAACTCCATCATCAATGAGGCTTCCAAGACGCTCGAAGAACAGGGTCTCACCGTGGACATGCGTCACATCATGCTCGTTTCAGACCTCATGACGAACGACGGAGATGTGAAGGCCATCGGAAGGCACGGCATATCCGGTCGCAAGTCGAGCGTGCTCGCGAGAGCGGCGTTCGAAATCACATCGACCCATCTGCTCCGCGCTGGAATAACTGGCGAGGTCGACACCCTTGAAGGCGTTGTAGAAAACATTATAGTGGGTCAGCCAGTTACTGTCGGTACTGGCGCAGTGAACTTGGTGTGGGCACCGGCGAGCAAGAAGGAAGGTGACAAAGAATGATTGACGTCGTACGTGCTCTGAAGACGGCTGCGACCACAGGCGACGTTAGGTTCGGCCTCGCGGAGACCAAGAAATCAGTCAAGAAGGGAGAGGCCAAGCTCGTCGTTGTCTCGAGCAACTGCCCGGACAAATCCGTCGTTTCAGGCTCGTTGCCGAAGGTTCTGGTTTTCAACGGGACGAACGTGGAGCTGGGGAGCGCCTGCGGAAAACCGTTCCCGATATCTGCGCTGGCAATCGTAAGCCCTGGAGAGTCCAACATACTCTCCGCGTGATGAGTGGTCAGATGGGAGATATCACATTTACCGAGGACACGCTCCGATACATCTCTCTTTTCGAGAAGATCACGGGCACGCAGGTCAAGGACTGCCTCGAGACCGAGGAGAAGCTGGTGTTCGTCGTAGAGAAGGGCCAGGGCAGCAGGGCCGTTGGCAAGAAGGGGGAGAACGTCATCCGCCTCAAGAACCTTACGGGGAAGAACATCCACGTGATAGAGTACTCGGAGGACCCTGAGACATTCATCAAGAACGTATTCCACACTTATTCCGTTCAGAGCGTCACGATCGAGGACCGGGGAAACATCATACACGCGACCGTTACCGTGGACCCGAAGGTGAAGGGGAAGGCCATAGGCAAGAACGGCAAGAATCTCAGGATCGCCCGCGAGGTCGTGAACAGGCACCACAACGTCCAGAGCATCAGCGTCGCTTGAGCGGCGTCCGCTCCACCTCGAGCCTGTCCGCAGTCGGATATTCCTCAACTATGTACGCGGGCGGTTCAAGCTCGTCCGCAATCTCCTCCAGGATCCATGGAGCGATCTCTAGCCTGTTCTTCTCGTAGTCGCTCCAGATCAGTCTGCCGGGGACATCGAATGTCTTCATTATCCAGGCCGCGGTCATGGATATGTTGTCGGTCTCGATCACCCCTTTCAGCAGGGTGCCGTCTCTCGTAAGAATCTCGTGCGGTCTGGCCACGTTCCTCGCCCTTCTCATTATCCTGCGCCTGAGTTGGACGCCGTCCTTGAAGGCGGATGAGCAGTAGTGAAGCGGAATGTCTGTCTCGAGGTGGAGAAGGTTAAGGGCCAGTTCCTCGCTCCCACTAACACCGGAAGATATGTCGTTCTCCTTCTTTGTGTCGAACCCTAACGCCCTGAGCGACCGCCAGTTGGTCTCCGAGAACTCGAGCTCGTTCAGGTTCACAAAGTCGAGCTTCGCAACATCGGCGAACGATATCGCGCTCACCAGATCGTCAGTCTTCCCGGGGATGACAGGAATCTCAAGACCGACCTTCATGCCGAGCTTCTTCGAAAGCGCCGCCGCCTTGGCGAATTCGGTCTTTTCGAGTCTCTTCCAAAGGCTCATGGGCGGATGGAACCTTATCTCATCCAGGCCGGCCTTTGCAACGCGTCTGATCTTGTTGGCGTCCGTGCTCGAAGTGTATAGGTGGATTTGATGGCGTTTCCCGAATCGTTTCTTCAGCGACTTGATGCAATCGACGGTCCGGTCAATGGCCTCTAGCGGATCGCCTCCCGTAACGCCCGTCCCGAGAGCATCCATGAGCTCGGCCTCGTCGATCACTCCTGAGGCATCACTGACCTTGCGCTCGTTCGCGAAGAAGACGTCCTTCCCCCGTTTCTCGGCGGACAAGGGGCAGTAGCAGCATCTACGGGCGCATCTGCCAGTAACGAGCAGCACCAGCTTTGCTCCTTTCTCGCAGAGGACGCAGCCCTCAGGAAGCCTTCCCGTGTGCGCCGACCCCCTTGGCATCTTCTTGACCTTCTGCATGCAGTTCGTATGAATCTCGGGGTAGTTGAAAAGATGTGCCGCCGGCAAGGCCTGTGAAGCACGCAAAGATTAACCAACCGACCGACGATATACCGCGCGGGGAGGCACTCATGCAGAAGAAGACCAGGATAATCCTTGCACTGGATGTCACATCGCACGCAGACGCACTGCGTGTGGTCGACGCCGTCAAGGACTATGTGGACGCCATCAAGATAAACTGGCCGCTGATCCTCGCGGCCGGACCGGACATCATACAGGAGATGTCCAAGGTCAAGGACGTCATATGCGACTTCAAGATCTCCGACATCCCGAACACTAACAGGCTGATCGTCGAACAGGCGATGTCCAGAGGCGCGAGCGCGGTCATATGCCACGGTTTCGCCGGAGAAGACTCGGTAAAGGCGTGCGTGGACGCCGCCAAGGGGCAGGTTTTCGTCCTGACGGAGATGAGCCATCCGGGCGGGAAGCAGTTCACGGCCCCTGTCGCGGACATGCTCGCAGCCATTGCTAAGGCTGCAGGCGCCAGAGGAATAGTCGCCCCCGCAACTCGGCCGGAGAGGGTCGCCGTGCTCAGGAAGATCATAGGGAACTTGGAGATCATCACTCCAGGCGTAGGGGCACAGGGAGGCAAAGCATCAGATGCCATCAGGGCTGGAGCCGACTACATAATAGTTGGAAGGGCCATTTACGAGGCCGCGGACCCCAGGGACGCTGCCAAGAAACTGGCCGACGAAGTCAGGGGAAGTACTTGAGGACGGGCATGGTCAAATAACCATGTTCCAGACGATGACAAATATTGACATGCCAGATGACGCGTTTCTCGATGTCGATTTCCCCCTCCCTCGCAGATAACGTATATATAGCACTCTCGGTATCGGTGAGCTACTATCACCAGGTGGCATAATCTTTGGCCGAGGCAAGGGAGATCCCTGCTAGGTCCTTTCTGTCCATCAAGAGGGGGGACGGGAGGCCGAGCGAACTAGGGAAGTGGTTCAGGGCGAATTGGGCTGCCCTGGCTATGCTCTTCTTCATCTTCACTCTTGCGTTGTTCATGCGTTCGTACTTCGGCTACGAGATGGCCTCCGACAACGGATACATCGTGTCTGGTGGCTCCGACTCATACTACTGGCAGCGCATCATCGACTACTCTGCAGATACAGGCAAGCAACTGTATTGGGACCCGCTGATTAACTACCCGGACGGGATCAGGAACCCGCGTCCACCTCTGTTCAGCATGTCCGTCGTCGTACCCGCCGTGATCGCCCAGGACGCCTTCGCGTCGCTTCACGATTCTCTGGGCTGGACATTCATGTGGTCCACTGCATTCTGGGGCGCACTGACCGTCATCCCGACCTTCTTCGTCGGAAAAGAGGTCTTTGGCAGAAGGGCGGGGCTGGTCGCGGCCTTCTTCCTGGCGATCATGCCGAGCCATGTCCAGCGGAGCGTGTTGTCAAATGCGGACCATGACTCGTTCATTCTGTTCTTCATAGTCCTCACGTTCTATTTCCTGCTCAAGGCCGTCAGTGTCCAAGACCATAGGAAATGGGTCGAGAATTGGAGGAGCCTGAGAAGCATAAAGGGTGGTCTCAAAGACTACTTCAGGAACAGTAAGACCGCAGTGCTGTATGCCTTCATCGCGGGAACGTCCTTCGGCGCGGTCATCATGGCCTGGGTCGGATTCGGCTATGCTGCGGTCCTCATCCTGGCGTACTATATCATCCAGGTTTTCCTGAACAAGTTCAAGAACACCGATTCATTGAGCGTCACGCTCATCGTTA
This window harbors:
- the rpoA2 gene encoding DNA-directed RNA polymerase subunit A''; its protein translation is MTAKDALEVFTRKGVDDKTAQKLVDDGYTFTKVARATDKVKRELEKMLGEKKLKQLLDAVKTKERMPRKKKEKPLKKPVFSKKTVLPVKTRPATPLETKLNKMLGKKERRLSPLVVSEIASRLEGVDVPDKILDKILDLTFERFQTHMVDPNESVGILAAQSIGEPGTQMTMRTFHYAGVAEMNVTLGLPRLIEIVDARRVPSTPIMEIHLEDAVQNDLEKVRNIASNIERTTLIDIADVDTDINSMEVVVKLDKKKMERKSITPEEVLRKINKSKGIKGMAEMREAAIVIKCDEPSYKKLQRISEDTKACPIKGVEGIQRAVIRRIGGHFVIYTEGSNLEKVLEIDHVDKKGTTTNSILEIYEALGVEAARNSIINEASKTLEEQGLTVDMRHIMLVSDLMTNDGDVKAIGRHGISGRKSSVLARAAFEITSTHLLRAGITGEVDTLEGVVENIIVGQPVTVGTGAVNLVWAPASKKEGDKE
- a CDS encoding 50S ribosomal protein L30e, whose product is MIDVVRALKTAATTGDVRFGLAETKKSVKKGEAKLVVVSSNCPDKSVVSGSLPKVLVFNGTNVELGSACGKPFPISALAIVSPGESNILSA
- a CDS encoding NusA-like transcription termination signal-binding factor; this translates as MGDITFTEDTLRYISLFEKITGTQVKDCLETEEKLVFVVEKGQGSRAVGKKGENVIRLKNLTGKNIHVIEYSEDPETFIKNVFHTYSVQSVTIEDRGNIIHATVTVDPKVKGKAIGKNGKNLRIAREVVNRHHNVQSISVA
- a CDS encoding radical SAM protein produces the protein MQKVKKMPRGSAHTGRLPEGCVLCEKGAKLVLLVTGRCARRCCYCPLSAEKRGKDVFFANERKVSDASGVIDEAELMDALGTGVTGGDPLEAIDRTVDCIKSLKKRFGKRHQIHLYTSSTDANKIRRVAKAGLDEIRFHPPMSLWKRLEKTEFAKAAALSKKLGMKVGLEIPVIPGKTDDLVSAISFADVAKLDFVNLNELEFSETNWRSLRALGFDTKKENDISSGVSGSEELALNLLHLETDIPLHYCSSAFKDGVQLRRRIMRRARNVARPHEILTRDGTLLKGVIETDNISMTAAWIMKTFDVPGRLIWSDYEKNRLEIAPWILEEIADELEPPAYIVEEYPTADRLEVERTPLKRR
- the pyrF gene encoding orotidine-5'-phosphate decarboxylase, which gives rise to MQKKTRIILALDVTSHADALRVVDAVKDYVDAIKINWPLILAAGPDIIQEMSKVKDVICDFKISDIPNTNRLIVEQAMSRGASAVICHGFAGEDSVKACVDAAKGQVFVLTEMSHPGGKQFTAPVADMLAAIAKAAGARGIVAPATRPERVAVLRKIIGNLEIITPGVGAQGGKASDAIRAGADYIIVGRAIYEAADPRDAAKKLADEVRGST